In Porites lutea chromosome 7, jaPorLute2.1, whole genome shotgun sequence, a single window of DNA contains:
- the LOC140942615 gene encoding salivary peroxidase/catechol oxidase-like produces MTSCLLVCQLVLLLSLGMASSDVPEHTSSIEGMETAETEVGMQDEISALGDISDGHLTEDEDDEFDENDGEKLAEDPLAATYIAPSRKRRIQLEARRIFYTFCKRIYFRSFSRKRERQTALRKYYQAFVHGGKSFISDADLLIAKKSEKCSACLLNELCKRRHIHWLLNINGRLPVNARRRICRRKIVRAAINLYYPFSAIKIKCDPNAEFRTIDGTCNNLRNPFFGAANTTFNRILPADYGDGISALRRAVNGKELPNARDVSRFVHGSNADRTNPNSTILTHLAMNFAQFMDHDITLGEAQGIDCEPPTKNPECVNIRIPKGDAIFRDREVDFIELERDAPSKPASFCKLAPREHTNTLTAYIDASNVYGSSEEVADSLRAPNGLLKVMENPDGAKLMDLLPARNETTETFCPSLDPNRPCFVAGDSRSNENQGLSSVHTIFLREHNRIATFFRKRTKWEPERIYQETRRIVGAQLQVITYRELLPLVLSKKTIAKFGLGLLKGTKFFNGYDKRVNAQMNAGFSVAAYRFGHSLIQEIFRRFNQPSFQHKENSEFRPIPVLDFENPQYLYEICQGGVDAILRGLIKDPAAKLDGRFSSSVQENLRRGEGDIADLISINIQRSRERGVSGYTKYRNLPLCGLRKVRSFDDLVRNAGFDPSDVANLKRIYRNVHDIDFFTGGMLEPRPSDGGVLGPTFQCIVAEQFRRLRVGDRFWHENAPNPSLNTDRTAFSAAMLREIRKTTFAKIICDNSDNIPFISKQVLEQSKNRVACSYLPTVSLKPWVSHY; encoded by the exons ATGACGAGCTGCTTACTGGTATGTCAGTTAGTGTTGTTGTTGAGCCTGGGAATGGCGTCCTCTGACGTACCTGAACATACAAGCTCAATCGAAGGCATGGAAACAGCTGAAACTGAAGTTGGAATGCAGGATGAGATCTCTGCTCTAGGTGATATAAGCGATGGCCACCTGACTGAAGACGAAGATGACGAGTTCGATGAAAACGACGGTGAAAAGTTGGCCGAGGACCCACTGGCAGCAACATATATTGCACCCTCTAGGAAACGCAGAATACAATTGGAGGCTAGGCGTATTTTCTATACTTTTTGCAAGCGGATATATTTTAGATCATTTAGCCGAAAGAGGGAACGACAAACAGCTTTGAGGAAGTATTACCAGGCATTTGTGCATGGAGGAAAGAGCTTTATCAGTGACGCTGACTTACTAATAGCAAAAAAGAGTGAAAAATGCAGCGCGTGCCTCTTAAATGAACTCTGCAAACGAAGGCATATTCATTGGTTATTGAACATCAACGGCAGACTCCCTGT GAATGCAAGAAGGAGGATCTGCAGAAGAAAAATCGTCCGAGCAGCGATTAATCTTTATTACCCCTTTAGTGCAATCAAGATAAAGTGCGATCCAAATGCAGAATTTCGAACCATCGATGGGACGTGCAACAATTTACGTAATCCTTTCTTCGGGGCAGCCAATACAACGTTCAACCGAATTTTACCTGCTGATTATGGAGATGGCATCTCAGCTCTTCGCCGAGCGGTAAATGGGAAAGAGCTTCCAAACGCCCGTGACGTAAGTCGATTTGTCCATGGAAGTAACGCAGACCGAACAAATCCGAACTCTACCATACTGACTCATCTGGCTATGAACTTTGCACAGTTTATGGATCACGATATTACGTTGGGGGAGGCACAAGGAATTGACTGCGAGCCTCCCACCAAAAATCCAGAGTGTGTCAACATACGAATTCCCAAAGGCGATGCAATATTTCGGGACCGGGAAGTGGATTTTATAGAATTGGAGAGAGATGCTCCTAGCAAGCCAGCCTCCTTCTGCAAACTGGCCCCTCGAGAGCATACAAACACTCTGACAGCCTACATTGACGCTTCTAACGTTTATGGATCAAGTGAGGAGGTTGCTGACTCGCTTCGCGCCCCAAATGGCTTACTAAAAGTTATGGAGAATCCAGATGGTGCAAAGCTTATGGATTTACTACCTGCCCGCAATGAAACCACGGAGACTTTTTGTCCATCACTAGATCCAAACAGACCGTGTTTTGTGGCAGGAGACAGTAGGAGTAATGAGAACCAAG GTCTCAGTTCAGTCCATACCATATTCTTGCGCGAACACAACCGCATCGCCACGTTTTTCCGTAAAAGGACAAAATGGGAACCCGAAAGGATTTATCAGGAAACCAGGAGAATCGTGGGAGCACAATTGCAAGTGATTACATACAGGGAACTCCTGCCATTAGTTTTGAGTAAGAAAACG ATCGCAAAGTTTGGACTCGGACTACTAAAGGGAACGAAGTTTTTCAATGGTTACGACAAAAGAGTTAATGCTCAAATGAATGCTGGCTTTTCCGTGGCTGCCTACCGATTTGGCCATTCCCTGATTCAGGAAATTTTTAGACGATTCAATCAACCTAGTTTCCAACACAAAGAAAACTCAGAATTCCGGCCTATTCCCGTATTGGACTTTGAAAATCCACAATACTTGTACGAGATATGTCAGGGAGGTGTAGATGCCATTTTGAGGGGATTAATCAAGGATCCAGCGGCAAAGCTTGACGG GAGATTTTCCAGCTCTGTACAAGAAAATCTAAGGCGAGGTGAAGGCGATATTGCTGACTTAATCAGCATCAACATCCAAAGAAGTCGTGAACGTGGAGTTTCGGGATACACTAAGTATCGAAACCTTCCGTTGTGCGGACTGCGAAAGGTGAGATCATTCGATGACTTGGTACGAAACGCTGGCTTCGACCCGAGCGACGTGGCTAATTTGAAAAGAATTTACAGGAACGTTCATGATATTGACTTTTTTACTGGTG GAATGCTTGAACCGAGACCTAGTGATGGAGGAGTTCTGGGACCTACTTTTCAATGCATTGTGGCGGAGCAGTTCCGCCGCCTCAGAGTTGGAGATCGTTTCTGGCACGAAAATGCCCCAAACCCAAGCTTGAACACGGATCGAACGGCGTTCAGTGCTGCCATGCTACGGGAAATCAGGAAAACAACATTTGCTAAAATTATCTGCGACAATTCAGACAACATCCCATTTATAAGCAAGCAGGTTCTAGAGCAGAGTAAGAACAGGGTTGCATGCAGTTATCTACCAACAGTCAGTCTTAAGCCATGGGTATCACACTATTAA